One genomic window of Leptolyngbyaceae cyanobacterium includes the following:
- a CDS encoding FHA domain-containing protein, with protein sequence MTNYASLSTPYTLFLLETPEGMELENRLGLYQVFLKLYEHNRSLLDEILQLENSNLPSACSKAPLYVQGVVQGQQAYLITNLVNGQTQRLHQPQKIWIIGRDRRIALCLRDQWMSRRHAAIQYVTNEGFYLIDLNSTNGSFVNGEPVYQRVLLNDGDLIRLGSVAISFFVGQTSRNLEPLSPDLLAQINQITNRVSLSTTGQEVTSLEEGSIANRPDDSFLEMRQKPGLEGPTSPTSLTSLSASERSEILDRFLSNRQSSVGQN encoded by the coding sequence ATGACCAATTACGCCAGTTTATCAACGCCATACACATTATTTCTTCTGGAGACGCCTGAAGGTATGGAACTGGAAAATCGCCTTGGTTTATACCAGGTATTTCTGAAGCTTTACGAACATAATCGCAGTTTACTAGATGAGATTCTCCAATTAGAGAACTCAAATCTTCCCTCTGCGTGCAGTAAAGCGCCACTTTACGTACAAGGCGTGGTACAGGGGCAACAAGCTTATCTAATTACCAATTTAGTTAACGGTCAAACTCAGCGATTGCACCAGCCTCAGAAAATCTGGATTATTGGTCGCGATCGCCGGATTGCTCTATGCCTGCGAGACCAATGGATGTCTCGTCGCCACGCTGCTATTCAATACGTGACTAACGAAGGTTTCTATTTAATTGACTTAAATAGTACGAATGGTTCTTTTGTCAATGGAGAACCTGTTTACCAAAGGGTACTGCTTAATGATGGAGATTTAATTCGCTTGGGAAGCGTGGCTATTTCTTTTTTCGTCGGTCAAACTTCCCGAAATTTGGAACCATTATCCCCTGATTTACTAGCCCAAATCAATCAGATTACAAACCGCGTTTCTTTAAGTACAACCGGACAAGAGGTAACTTCTTTGGAAGAGGGATCGATCGCTAATCGACCAGATGATTCTTTTTTAGAGATGAGGCAAAAACCAGGTCTCGAAGGCCCGACTTCGCCTACTTCTTTAACTAGTTTAAGCGCATCGGAGCGATCGGAAATTTTAGATCGCTTTCTGAGTAACCGCCAAAGTTCCGTCGGACAAAACTGA